One Elgaria multicarinata webbii isolate HBS135686 ecotype San Diego chromosome 6, rElgMul1.1.pri, whole genome shotgun sequence DNA segment encodes these proteins:
- the LOC134400132 gene encoding butyrophilin subfamily 2 member A2-like — translation MDEFKVRPFDNTSLPCHFSFVDSTDGLSFTWEREDIKEEHEVEDKEFYKFFVGLQDFYQFYPKMIYSFSDNKEQVEERNSLYEGRVWVDEEEIPEGSLSLMLEQVQFSDEAVYICKASNARGRGEKKMKLIVEDAEEPQVQFSTVNDTLVAKCISAGWYHMPKVTWRNRKEEDLSSYSTTEILEEKRDGSHRVVSILKYPVLLHEIYTCHIEEEDVLNRPVRSIHKVPKRKYHNMYNHY, via the exons ATGGATGAATTCAAGGTGCGGCCCTTCGACAACACTTCTCTGCCCTGCCACTTCTCCTTTGTGGATAGCACAGATGGCTTGTCCTTCACCTGGGAGAGGGAAGATATAAAGGAAGAACATGAAGTAGAAGATAAAGAATTTTACAAATTTTTTGTTGGGCTTCAGGATTTTTACCAATTTTATCCAAAGATGATATACAGTTTTAGTGACAACAAGGAACAGGTGGAGGAGCGGAATTCACTATATGAGGGAAGAGTCTGGGTAGATGAGGAGGAGATTCCTGAGGGCAGCCTGTCACTCATGCTGGAGCAAGTTCAGTTTTCTGATGAGGCCGTGTACATATGTAAGGCCAGTAATGCAAGGggcagaggagagaaaaaaatgaaactcaTTGTGGAAG ATGCTGAAGAGCCACAGGTGCAGTTCAGCACAGTCAATGATACACTTGTAGCAAAGTGCATCTCAGCAGGCTGGTACCACATGCCAAAGGTAACCTGGCGTAACCGCAAGGAAGAGGATCTGTCCAGCTACTCCACAACCGAAATCCTGGAAGAAAAGCGCGATGGGTCTCATAGGGTGGTGTCCATCTTGAAATACCCTGTATTGCTCCATGAGATTTACACATGTCACATTGAAGAGGAAGACGTGCTCAACAGACCTGTTAGATCCATCCATAAAGTCCCAA AGAGGAAATACCATAATATGTACAATCACTATTAG